The genome window tagaTGAGTGCCTTATATTTGAATACAATCGAGCTTTGGCTTTACTTATCAGTTTATTTTAACAATGGGGGTTACTATGAGTATAACTTGttttaagaacattatttttgtccactcacactttcaaattgtttttcgcccccaagcagtagaagtgcacaggaatccaccacgggCCTTCTTCCAGCTCCCGCGCCACCCACCAAACGTAGAATTTTGTTGTAAAGTACTTAAAATCTTGTAAATTATTAGtaaatgctctgatatttaGTTATAGTGGGAAACCTGAACTGTTGGTTGCGTTGTTGACTTATTCTGGTAGTTGGTGTAAAAATATTTGCTTAAgtaacaggtgaaaatttttgggtttggacaaattacaggggaaactctggcgaattttcggcaggagtctaaGGGAAGTTTTAAACGTAATTGCAataggaagggtaaaaagatcatttgtgcccgacattcgccaggtgtcggacacgcacaggattcggctcaaattccaaagtggaattgggatcgggtcctgtcatgacCCATAAAAAATATGGTCTCAAAGTATGGTAGAAGATATACACAAAAATTCCACATGTAAAAGCGAAAGCGAAGTAGGCGAAAAACTTTGATTGGAATTGGAAAACACAACACCTTTATGCCATGACAAAGGGTAAGTAAGGACAAGTaagggcaaatactattcatgtgaatagtaactATCCTAGCAATTTTTTGATGCATTCTCATATATTGTCATGGCAACCCAAGGGTAACCACTATTTACATAAAATACGATGAGAGGAATTTGTATGGATTTTAGTCTGTGAAGTGAAGAACATGGCtaagtatttatagaaaaaaaatttcttttatttttttggtatttaaattgattgctgacgtcagcatgACGTCAACTTGCTTAAGCAAGTCTTGCCTTAGGCTTGCTCAGTTTCGTGGGCCCACTTCTTGCTATGGCAATTTTTCCTATGTGGGTGTTGTTTTTGGAGCCTAGTAGAAGGGGAggggtggaagtgctcttaagCAAAACCACACACAGCATGCCATGTGACGGCCCTTCCCAAATTCAGTCGCCAAGTACATTTTTTTAGCACATGCAAACAAATCAAACACCTTTAGAGCACTTCCAACATTttgccccttgccatggcaatgggggggctagggcagctactattcaagTAAATAGTGACTGCCCTTGCAAAAAACAAtgtgtgtttccagcagttgctctttgccatggcaaatattattaatttttttgtttcacaactttttttaactaaacaattaatttagataatattttcggataagatttttgggttcctatgtgttaatactatttatatcggataagatttttagtttcaaaattcatatcGAGTATtagttggtatttatagaaaaaaaaaatcagcaatttttgggttcttttttttcatttttttactGCACAAAAATTGGTTGTCGTTGgattggaagaaaaaatctTATCAGAGAGCCCAGAGTGCGACACGTGGAAGAGAGCCGTTGGCCGCACTGTAACAGCgcattcaaattttttttaacgttgttGCATGCgccaacattaaaaaaaatttgaacgcCAGGGCTGACGTCAGTGGAAAACTCGGGCCAACGCTCGGGCAAGCCTTGCCCTCAGACCAGCCCGGTTTGCTGGGTCCCACCTTGCTCCCGGGCCTTGTTTTGATGCTGGAAACAGGGTTTTGGgccttttttttaaacgttGTTGCAGGcgccaacaataaaaaaaaatttgaacgcCAGGGCTGACTTCAGTGGAAAACTCGGGCCAACGCTCGGGCAAGCCTTGCCCTCATACCAGCCCGGTTTGCTGGGTCCCACCTTGCGCCCGGGCCTTGTTTTGTTGCTGGGAACAGGTTTTTGGGCCAACCCCCTCCCCTTGGTCCCTttgctggaaatgctcttataTATTTGCTTTCAGTCAAGCTAGACAgagcttgaagaagaagaagaagaagaagaattttgttttgtgtatCAGTCAACAATGGGGGATGAGGTTGTTCTTTTGGACTTCTGTGCAAGCATGTTTGCGATGAGGGCGAGAGTGGCGCTGGCTGAGAAGGGTGTCAAGTATGAGAACAGAGAGGAGGACTTGAGGAACAAGAGTTCATTGCTTCTGCAGATGAACCCGGTTCACAAGATGATCCCGGTTCTCATCCACAACGGTAAACCGATCTGTGAGTCTCTGATCATTGTGCAGTATGTTGATGAGGTTTGGAGGGACAAAGCTCCTCTGCTTCCCTCTGATCCTTACCAGAGAGCTCGGTCAAGGTTCTGGGCTGACTTCATTGATAAGAAGGTAATTAGCTTGTCTAAGTTGTCTCTTGCctttttttctatatataaagcTGCTATATATACTGATTGCAATTCAACTCcagaaaaattatagaaaattttgaaaacttgaAGTTTTCCCAGGTTAAAATTTACTTATATTAGACCAAATTGAAAGGATTTACATAAATGAGAAACTGTTTTGTCATGGGTTTTTCAATGGGTCACTCTGTTCCACAGCAGACCTTGAAACTATGGTATGCTCAATTACAACATGATCTTGCTTGCTATCTGGGAAgattgtataaaaaaaataaaacaagtccactttttaaaaatatcttaTTAATTCTGTGTGTCTGGATAAATGAgtggaatttttttgaaaatagaaACTGATTAGTGTTAGAGGAGCAACAAGCCTACAACCTTGGCAAAAACAGAgttttaatttcaagttttggAATGGGGACTAGAAAAAACAGTTTAATGCAATTGAATAATTTCTAGGAGTTCATTTTGATGTAATGTTTGCAAAAATTGCAGCTATACGTTGCTTCGAGGAAAGTATGGGGCACAAAAGGAGAGGAACAAGAGGCAGGCAAGAAGGAATTCATTGAAGCCCTTAAGCAGTTGGAAGGAGAGCTTGGAGACAGGCCTTATTTTGAGGGTGAGAGCTTTGGGTTCTTGGACATTGCTCTTATCCCATTCTACAGCTGGTTCTATGCATATGAGACTTTTGGAAACTTCAGCACAGAGGCAGAGTGCCCCAAGCTGATTGAATGGGCCAAGAGGTGCATGCAGCAGGAGAGCGTGTCGAAATCTCTTGCAGACCCTAAAAAGGTGTATGAGTCTCTTGTTAATTGGGTATAGAACAGGCTGCTAGCCAGCCGCAGACTCTATCAACATGGTCACCATGTTAGAAAATCCTGCAATCATATGTTAGGCTGTTCTTCTGGATCGTTTTCCTTTCAGCTTTGTTTTTCCAGTCAATAATGATATTTGCCGTCGACAATAGTAATGCAGACACTTTGATGTGTTTGCCTATTGTTATGAATAAAGTGTTCATATGCAGAAAGGGTGTTTCTGAGTTGCATTTTTTTGGCTGCTTGTTGAGCTTTGTCATAACAAGTTCACAACAATTTGATAATTTGACTACAAAACACATATGACCAGAGACACAACAAAGTGCCTCCACAAAGTAGAGGGGGCTTGGCAACTTGGCCAACTGCCCTTTTATTCTAATTTCAGAACAACCCTAAACAGAGGTTGAAACTTAAAAAACACAGAACAAGTACATGGATGATATCTTATTTATGCCCATGCTTTTTCCCATCTACTCCAATCCAAGTTTACTCCGAAGGCGCAGGGCGAATTCGTAGACCCTTTTCTGGTCAGGAAGAGACTTGGACACACTCTCCTTCTGCATGCACCTCTTTGCCCATGCAATAAACTTTGGGTGCTTTGCCTCCACACTGAAGTTTGCAATTTTCTCGCGCGCATAAAACCAGCTATAGGTAGGAATAAGTGCCACGTCCACGAATCCGAGATTCTCACCCCCAAAGTAAGGCTTGTCTCCAAGCTCTTCTTCTAACAACCTTATGCACTCAAGGAATTCCCTCTTTGCtgcttcttgttcttctcctTTGGTTCTCCATGTCCTCTTTGCACTCTCATATACCTGCGTTTCACACCTCAGGCGAACCATAAAAACTACGTATAATTGGATCAATTATATTTTAGACCTAtgtaatctatatatatatatatatatatatatatatatatataaagtaaaaggcagagaatggtgaaacattcaaaataccagaaaatgccattGGTTAATCCAgtattaagaattaaaattattaattaaataaggataatatagtaaattcacactttttcatattaaaaaaatttaaattaaaagaaaatttagatactaaatcctatttttatgaaacacaactacccattaattatcttttttaattctaaaataaatttataaaaaaaagcctcGCATGCTCAAAAGCGTGTGCAGAGAGGCTAATTATTTATAATGTCACAGTTATATAACTTGATGTTTTTCGATTAGAGTGGATTTTTACACATATTATCTTTCAATGAACAGTTCAGATTGATTGTGTGGGGCACTCAATCGAGATGTTAACTTACTAACTAATTAGCACTTATTGTAACACTGAAAACACAAGCATTTATCCTATTTCCATTTAATTATCATTCTAATAATTTACATCCTCAGTAATAGTTCCATGTATCACAAAAATCTTTAAGTTCTAACATATTCCAAACACAAATTAGTAATATTACCTTCTTGTCAACGAAGTCAGCCCAGAACATGGCTTGGGCTCTAAGGTAAGGATCAGAGGGCAAAAGCGGAGCCCTATCCTTCCAAACCTGGTCGATGTACTGAACCGCAATGAGAGACTCGGAGACCGGTTTGCCATTGTGAATGAGAACCGGGATCTTCTTGTGAACCGGGTTCATCTGCAGCAAGAGTGAGCTCTTGTTGGTCAAGTAGTCCTCTTCCCTGGACTCGTACTGAATACCCTTCTCTGCCAGAGCGATTCTCACCCTCATCCCATAAGGGCTGGCCCAGTAGTTCAGCAACACCACCTCATCCGCCATTGACATATTTGAATTGCTTGATACAAAGTTACAGGGGTTACAAATATAATGATTGAAATAGTAAAAGATTTTATTCTCCTTGATGACAACTGGGGACCTCTGATcccatatatatacaaaaatggTGACTGCAGGATATTATTTCCTCCACAAATTAAAGAGGCCCCAAAGCACTCGCAGAGGCCCATTgacttcaaattttaaaaaaatttaaaacaagttgACTAAGCCCAAAACAGAACTAGCCTATTTATTATGTCCttaatattttctattttattgaATATAGACAAATTTTTCTTATAATAAGTGAATTAGTAAGACTCTACATAGCAATTTGACAAGTTGATTCGTGGAATATGTCCTAAACGGAAATAGTTGTATACAAATAGACCTCTTGACTTGACCCATCAAACATATGGCCTAAAATATGGTAGAAGATATACTTGAACAGAAGAAGCCTATCATGCACAAAAATTCCACACGTAGCACAAGTTGCAAAAGCGAAAGCAAGAAGTAGATGGAAAACTTCGATTGGAATTGGGAAAAACAACACCTTTGTGCCATGACAAAGGACAAATAAGGGCAcatactattcacatgaatagcgACTGTCCTAGCAATTTTTTCTATCATACACAAAAATTCCACACGTAGTGCAAGTTGCAAAAGCGAAAGCAAGAAGTAAGTGGAAAACTTTGATTGGAATTGGAAAACACAACACCTTTGTGCCATGACAAAGGGCAAGTaagggcaaatactattcacatgaatagtgactgtcctagcaatttttttatgcattCCCATCCATTGTTAGATATGATGAGAGGAATTTGTATGgattttggtgtgggaagcgAAGAACATGGCTagatatttatagaaaaaaaattctgatttttttattttattttttatttttttggtatatatCCTAAACGGAAATAGTTGTATACAAATAGAACAGTTGACTTGACCCATAAAAAATATGGTCTCAAAATATGGTAGAAGATATACACAAAAATTCCACATGTAAAAGCGAAAGCGAAGTAAGGCGGAAAACTTTGACTAGAATTGGAAAACACAACACCTTTATGCCATGACAAAGGGCAAGTAAGGACAAGTaagggcaaatactattcatgtgaatagtgactGTCTAGCAATTTTTTGATGCATTCCCATCTATTGTCATGGCAACCCAAGGGTAACCACTATTTACATAAAATACGAGAGGAATTTGTATGGATTTTGGTCTGTGAAGTGAAGAACAtggctaggtatttatagaaaaaatttattttatttttttggtatttaaattgattgctgacgtcagcatgACGTCAACTTGCTTAAGCAAGTCTTGCCTTAGGCTTGCTCAGTTTTTTGGGCCCACTTTTTCTATGGCAATTTTTCCTCTGTGGGTGTTGTTTTTGGAGCCTAGTAGAAGGGGAggggtggaagtgctcttaagCAAAACCACATACAGCATGCCACGTGACTCCCCTTCCCAAATTCAGTCGCCAAGTACATTTTTTTAGCACATGCAAACAAATCAAACACCtttagagcacttccagcaTTTTGCCCCTTGTCATGGCAATGGGGGGCCCTTACAAAAAACAAtgtgtgtttccagcagttgccctttgccatggcaaatattattcatttttttgtttttttcacaacttttttttttacctaaacaattaatttggataatattttcggataagatttttgggttcctacgtgtcaatactatttatatcggataagattttcagtttcaaaattcatatcGAGTATtagttggtatttatagaaaaaaaaaaaatttcagcaattttttggtatttttttaaaaaaaaattgatttttttttcatttttttattgcacaaaaattggttgtcgttggattggaggaaaAAATCTTATCGAAAAGCCCAGAGTGCGACACGTGGAAGAGAGCCGTTGGCCGCACTGTAGCGGCgcat of Prunus dulcis chromosome 4, ALMONDv2, whole genome shotgun sequence contains these proteins:
- the LOC117626284 gene encoding probable glutathione S-transferase isoform X1 codes for the protein MSMADEVVLLNYWASPYGMRVRIALAEKGIQYESREEDYLTNKSSLLLQMNPVHKKIPVLIHNGKPVSESLIAVQYIDQVWKDRAPLLPSDPYLRAQAMFWADFVDKKVYESAKRTWRTKGEEQEAAKREFLECIRLLEEELGDKPYFGGENLGFVDVALIPTYSWFYAREKIANFSVEAKHPKFIAWAKRCMQKESVSKSLPDQKRVYEFALRLRSKLGLE
- the LOC117626284 gene encoding probable glutathione S-transferase isoform X2; the encoded protein is MADEVVLLNYWASPYGMRVRIALAEKGIQYESREEDYLTNKSSLLLQMNPVHKKIPVLIHSDPYLRAQAMFWADFVDKKVYESAKRTWRTKGEEQEAAKREFLECIRLLEEELGDKPYFGGENLGFVDVALIPTYSWFYAREKIANFSVEAKHPKFIAWAKRCMQKESVSKSLPDQKRVYEFALRLRSKLGLE
- the LOC117626291 gene encoding probable glutathione S-transferase parC, whose translation is MGDEVVLLDFCASMFAMRARVALAEKGVKYENREEDLRNKSSLLLQMNPVHKMIPVLIHNGKPICESLIIVQYVDEVWRDKAPLLPSDPYQRARSRFWADFIDKKLYVASRKVWGTKGEEQEAGKKEFIEALKQLEGELGDRPYFEGESFGFLDIALIPFYSWFYAYETFGNFSTEAECPKLIEWAKRCMQQESVSKSLADPKKVYESLVNWV